One region of Streptomyces davaonensis JCM 4913 genomic DNA includes:
- a CDS encoding UPF0182 family membrane protein → MPDRGGGPTGPRIRVGRPSRRVRTLLMTLGVLAVLGMAFTMFAGFWTDWLWYRSVNYSSVFTTTLWTKIGLFFVFGLLMALSVGFNIWLAHRLRPPLSAMSMEQQSLDRYRMGIAPYKKWLLLAITALVGLIAGASASGQWRTWLMWVNGVSFNQKDPQFHLDVSFYAFDLPWYRFLLGFGFAATILSLIAAALTHYLYGGLRITSPGARATSAATGHLSVLLGIFVALKAVAYWLDRYGLAVKSSDFKATDNWTGLRYVDANAYLPAKTILFCIAVICALLFFATLWRRTWQLPVIGFGLMVLSAILIGGLYPAIVQKFQVQPNEQAKEAPYVEKNLKATREAYGIDDAQVTEYSGQSSIDDKTKLRDDVDSTASIRIMDPNVVSPTFQQLQQIRNYYGFPTNLDVDRYSKDGKDQDTVIGLRELNLNGIPKNNWINDHFRYTHGYGAVAAEGTSADSQGRPVFTESDLPSKGDLGKYQQRVYYGEKTTEYSIVGGPQKEIDYSDDTGEKTYSYEGNSGVNLSNPINRAAYAVAFSEPQILYSGAIGEGSRILYNRTPKERVEAVAPWLTIDGDAYPAVVDGKIQWIVDAYTTTNGYPYASRTTLGDTTADSLTATNDSRAVVAQQNQVNYIRNSVKATVDAYSGQVKLYEWDTQDPVLKTWMKAFPNTVEPKSDISESLMAHLRYPQDLFKVQRELLSRYHVDDATTFLSGSEVWQVPDDPTNKAGDAVPPYYLSMKMPDQKEQAFSLTTTFTPNGRDNLSAFMAVDAEAGTGDYGKIRILKLPTNTTVNGPKQVQSQFNSEQDIAETISLLSRGDSNVEYGNLLAVPLDGGLLYVEPVYVRGGGLKYPLLRKVLVTYGGSTAFEDTLDQALNKVFGAEGTTPEPPEGDGDEPTEPTPPPTTENPTVQEALNDAQKAFEDGQQALKDGDWEAYGKAQEDLEEALRRAEDAQSGETGGGGASPSPSPSPDSS, encoded by the coding sequence ATGCCGGACCGCGGCGGAGGCCCGACGGGGCCACGGATCAGAGTGGGCCGCCCGTCCCGGCGTGTCCGGACCCTGCTCATGACGCTGGGCGTCCTTGCCGTACTCGGCATGGCGTTCACCATGTTCGCGGGCTTCTGGACGGACTGGCTCTGGTACCGGTCGGTGAACTACTCGTCCGTCTTCACCACGACCCTGTGGACGAAGATCGGTCTCTTCTTCGTCTTCGGCCTGCTGATGGCCCTCTCGGTCGGCTTCAACATCTGGCTGGCGCACCGGCTGCGGCCGCCGCTGAGCGCCATGTCGATGGAGCAGCAGAGCCTCGACCGCTACCGCATGGGCATCGCCCCGTACAAGAAGTGGCTGCTGCTCGCGATCACCGCTCTGGTCGGTCTGATCGCCGGTGCCTCCGCGTCGGGGCAGTGGCGGACCTGGCTGATGTGGGTCAACGGCGTGTCGTTCAACCAGAAGGACCCCCAGTTCCACCTGGACGTCTCCTTCTACGCCTTCGACCTGCCCTGGTACCGCTTCCTGCTCGGATTCGGCTTCGCCGCCACGATCCTGTCCCTGATCGCGGCCGCGCTGACCCACTACCTCTACGGCGGGCTGCGCATCACCAGCCCCGGAGCGCGCGCCACCTCGGCCGCGACCGGGCATCTGTCGGTGCTGCTCGGCATCTTCGTGGCGCTCAAGGCGGTCGCCTACTGGCTCGACCGGTACGGATTGGCCGTGAAGTCCAGTGACTTCAAGGCGACCGACAACTGGACGGGCCTGAGGTACGTCGACGCCAACGCCTATCTGCCGGCCAAGACGATCCTGTTCTGCATCGCGGTCATCTGCGCCCTGCTGTTCTTCGCCACCCTGTGGCGGCGCACCTGGCAGCTGCCCGTCATCGGCTTCGGCCTGATGGTGCTCTCGGCGATCCTCATCGGCGGTCTGTACCCGGCGATCGTCCAGAAGTTCCAGGTTCAGCCGAACGAGCAGGCCAAGGAAGCGCCGTACGTCGAGAAGAACCTCAAGGCCACGCGCGAGGCGTACGGCATCGACGACGCCCAGGTCACCGAGTACTCGGGCCAGAGCAGCATCGACGACAAGACCAAGCTGCGGGACGACGTCGACAGCACGGCGAGCATCCGCATCATGGACCCGAACGTGGTCTCGCCGACCTTCCAGCAGCTCCAGCAGATCCGTAACTACTACGGCTTCCCGACCAACCTGGACGTCGACCGGTACAGCAAGGACGGCAAGGACCAGGACACGGTCATCGGTCTGCGTGAGCTGAACCTCAACGGCATTCCGAAGAACAACTGGATCAACGACCACTTCCGCTACACCCACGGCTACGGCGCGGTCGCCGCCGAGGGCACCAGCGCCGACTCCCAGGGCCGCCCGGTCTTCACCGAGTCGGATCTGCCCTCCAAGGGCGACCTCGGCAAGTACCAGCAGCGGGTCTACTACGGCGAGAAGACCACGGAGTACTCGATCGTCGGCGGTCCCCAGAAGGAGATCGACTACTCCGACGACACCGGTGAGAAGACCTACAGCTACGAGGGCAACAGCGGGGTCAACCTCTCCAACCCGATAAACCGCGCCGCGTACGCGGTGGCCTTCAGCGAGCCGCAGATCCTGTACTCCGGGGCGATCGGCGAGGGTTCGCGGATTCTGTACAACCGCACGCCCAAGGAGCGCGTCGAGGCGGTGGCGCCGTGGCTGACCATCGACGGTGACGCCTACCCGGCGGTCGTGGACGGCAAGATCCAGTGGATCGTCGACGCCTACACGACCACCAACGGCTATCCGTACGCGTCCCGTACGACGCTCGGCGACACCACGGCCGACTCGCTGACGGCGACGAACGACTCCCGCGCGGTGGTGGCCCAGCAGAACCAGGTCAACTACATCCGCAACTCGGTGAAGGCGACAGTCGACGCGTACAGCGGTCAGGTCAAGCTCTACGAGTGGGACACCCAGGACCCGGTCCTGAAGACCTGGATGAAGGCGTTCCCGAACACGGTGGAGCCCAAGAGCGACATCTCCGAGTCGCTGATGGCCCATCTGCGGTACCCGCAGGACCTGTTCAAGGTCCAGCGCGAGCTGCTCAGCCGCTACCACGTGGACGACGCGACGACGTTCCTCAGCGGCAGCGAGGTGTGGCAGGTTCCGGACGACCCGACCAACAAGGCGGGCGACGCGGTGCCGCCGTACTACCTGAGCATGAAGATGCCGGACCAGAAGGAGCAGGCGTTCTCGCTGACGACGACGTTCACTCCGAACGGCCGTGACAACCTCAGTGCGTTCATGGCGGTCGACGCGGAAGCCGGCACCGGCGACTACGGCAAGATCAGAATCCTGAAACTGCCGACCAACACCACCGTCAACGGACCCAAACAGGTCCAGAGCCAGTTCAACTCCGAACAGGACATCGCCGAGACGATCAGCCTCCTCAGCAGAGGCGACTCGAACGTCGAGTACGGCAACCTGCTCGCGGTGCCACTGGACGGCGGACTGCTCTACGTCGAACCCGTCTACGTCCGCGGTGGCGGGCTGAAGTACCCGCTGCTGCGCAAGGTGTTGGTGACCTACGGAGGCAGTACGGCCTTCGAGGACACCCTCGACCAGGCCCTCAACAAGGTCTTCGGCGCGGAGGGCACGACGCCCGAGCCACCGGAGGGCGACGGCGACGAACCCACCGAGCCCACGCCACCGCCGACGACCGAGAACCCCACGGTCCAGGAGGCGCTGAACGACGCCCAGAAGGCCTTCGAGGACGGCCAGCAGGCGCTGAAGGACGGCGACTGGGAGGCGTACGGCAAGGCCCAGGAGGACCTGGAGGAGGCGCTGCGGCGAGCCGAGGACGCGCAGTCCGGCGAGACCGGTGGCGGCGGGGCGAGTCCCAGCCCGAGCCCCAGCCCGGACAGCAGCTGA